ACCAGCACACAGCGCCTCGTCTTTGGATCCCACAGCCTTCAACGCGCTTCTCCTAAGCTTTAGGGTTGGTTTTAGAGTAGATAAATATATCGGATACGATATATGCGAAGGTTATAGATCTTTCTTAGAAAACAAAGCGACAACACCACAACCATATAATTTCACACATCACTAACTCTACCCTCGTTAAAGAATTTTAATCTCTTATACTCCTAATGGAAGCACTTTGGTTCCGTGCATCAAAAAGAGGGAAAAATGATTCACCACCCTCTACATATGAGCGTTGTTTAAAAGTTGACTTCTATAGAAAGATCTGTTCCCGGTAAGAAAGTAACTTACGGCAGCAGAAACCACCGTGGGAATGATGAAGCTTGGACCTACGGTTTCAGCGACTAGTGTTATGCTGGTCAAAAGAGTTTTGCTTGTTGCGGCTAAAACGGCAGCCATCGCCAGCATAACACATAGAGTGGGTGGCTCTATATTCAATATTTGCGCATAAATAAGCCCAAGGGCTCCGCCAACGTATAGTGATGGGACAAAGAGACCACCGCTTCCTCCAAAGTTCAGGGTTATGCTTGTGGCGACTATTTTAAAGAGCAGAGCCGCGATTAGCGTTGATAAACTTAATTCCCCTAACTTTGCTAGTGTGGTTTTGTGGATGAAATCATACCCTAGACCAAGCGCTTTAGGATAAAACAAGCCTATCACACCAACAACGAGCCCACCAATAATAGCTATATGTGACATTGAAAGCTTAACGGCAAGCTTTTTGACCAAGGTGTTTGTTTTCTCAAAAGTTTCCATAAAAGCCAATGCAACCAGCGCTGCTAGAATTCCTAAAAGAATCGCATGTAAGAGAATTGAAGGGGTGGGCATAAGAAGGGTTGGGTGTGGGAAAATCGTTTCCGTTCCGATAGTTATGGCAGAGGTAAAATAAGCGGTGATAGAAGCGATAGAGGCTGGGATAAAAACTTCGGTTTCGATGTCTCTTTTGTAAGGTATCTCTAACGCTAACAGTATCCCCGTCAACGGTGCTTTAAAGACGGCTGAGAAGCCTGCTGCCGCACCGCACAAAAACAGTTTCTTAATATCCTTTTGATTCAACCCCAGCTTTCTAGTGATAAATGAGGAGATTCCTCCGCCAAGTAGGAGGCTCGGACCTTCCAAGCCAGCGCTTCCACCGAAACCTATAGTTACTGCTGAAGCCAAAGTTTTGCTTATCGTGTCTCTTAGGCTAAGAAAACCACTCCGCAAATGATATCTTTTGATTACAAGATCTGTTCCGCAACCACATTCCTTGCTCTCCGCCATAAGTCTCACTATCAAATATCCTCCGAAGAGAGCGATAAATGTGCACAATAAACGGAGAAAAAGATTCAAGCTTACGACGAGCGCTGTGGCATAATTTAGCAAACTATAGATTGTGACGAGAAGAAATATGGCTAAACCTATTGCAAAACCTAAGAATATGGGTAATAGCCAGTTTTTCGCAAAATCAAAGAATTTTCCACAATGATCAGACATTCGCTAGCCTCCCCCTTTCCTATTATTCCTATTTTTTATAGCCTTTAAACCATGCTCGAATAATAAACTGTGCCAGAGGCCGGCCAAAGAAGCATCATCCTAACCCCATAAGGAAACGCTTGTTGTAGAAGCCATAATTATACATACCTATTGGTATGCGTTGGTAACAACAATATGCTCATATGTAGAGGATGGTAGATCATTTTTCCTCTTGTTTGATGCACGGAGCCAAAGCAACTACCGTCTTTCAGATATGAGCAAACCCTAAATTTAGCCATCTCTAACAATTCTTAAATCCAGCTGACTCACCGGCAATCTTATCGAGTTGGAGAAAAAGATATGCTCTATACTCGTTAGTTCACCCATCGGATTGATCGGACTATCTGCGACTCAAAGAGGCCTATTTTCGGTTAAGATAGGCTGCACGCCCGCTTCTAGAGGGGGGCGCTGTGACGAGGTGGATGTGTGGGAAGTGCTTAAGTCTGCTGAGCGTGAGCTCAAGGAATACTTTGGAGGTAGGCGTAGGGAGTTTACTGTGAGGTTGGATGTTTTAGGCTCTAAGTTTGATGTGATGGTTTGGAGCGCTTTGAGGAGCATCCCGTATGGTGAAGTTAGGAGCTATAGGTGGCTCGCTGAGCAGATAGGTTACCCTAATGCATATAGGGCTGTGGGTGGAGCGTTGAGTAGAAACCCTCTACCAATCTTCCTGCCTTGCCATAGGGTGGTTCGTGCTGACGGCGGGTTAGGGGGGTATAGTGCGGGTTTGGATGTTAAACGCTTCCTCCTTAGCCTCGAAAAAGGAGAGCCTTGTTAGATCTTAACCACATCTAACCCCAATTCATCTGCAAATCTAAGTATCTTCTGCTTCTCCGTTGACAGACCCTTCCAATCTAAAATAGCGTATCTAACCTCCTCAGCACACCTACTGACCATCGACTTAACGGTCTCTAATGTTAGTTCAGGAAGAATGTGCTTTGAAGCCACAGCACCCAAAGCGTACTCAGATTCTACTAGGAGCTGAGTGAATTTGGAGGAGTAGTGGGTGCCGCCAAACCCTACGCCAACCTTCGAAGCATATTCAAGGTTGTTTATAGCGGACCAAAGCGAATCTGCAACCACCTCAGCGGCTCTCAAATCCGACCACTGCTCAACCCTAGAGCCTATCTCAACGAACATACAGGGCTTCTTGAGGCTAGATGGCCCGTGGTGCATCGGCTCCAAAACGATCTGATACCCTTGTGCTTCGCTTCTTCTCAGCCAGAGGGCTTTAAGGTAGCTTTTCAGGAGGCTTGGGAAGGTTATGGAAGGCTCTCTAGATCTACCACCATAACTAGCGTCTTCACCCAGATTGCCGGGGAAGTGTGCTGTGAGGCAGGGTATGCCGGTTTCTGAGCTGTGGCGTGATAGGAAGATGTATGCCTTAGGGTTAAATGCTTCATCTAGGTGGTCCGCGTAAATAATATCCCTTCTCGTATACGCTAGTCTGACACCACCACACTCATAGATGCTGCTACCCTCAAACCGCTCCGAAGTCTCTTGAAAACCGTATTTAGACCTAAGAACGGACGCTATATTACATCCAGCCTTATCTTGAAGAGAGGCGACGAGAAGAAAACCGCTGCCCTCAGAAGGCATGGGTGAGCACGCTACTCCCCCTTGGAGCGCCAGAGCCTCTTGTAGGTCCCAGGCTTCATAACAACCCTATTTGTTTTGAACGCTATCCCCTTCTCGCGCTCAACGATCTCTGTGGTTGAGAGGATGGCTTGCGCTATAGCTACCAACTCGCCTTTAAGGGTGTAGATCGCCACGACATCCCCTGCTGATATGTTGCTTGAGAGCCTCACGATACCTGGGATCGCTAGCTGCGCTCCGTGGCATATAGCATCTACAGCAGAGTCCCTTATGTAGACCTCTTTTAGCCAAGCTGTGGCGTATTCTACTGGGCGAACGCATCTCCTCATATATGTTTCGTCGCCCTCTGCTAACCTCTCTTTAGCGTAGAGGAGGTCGTGCAACCTTACGAAACCGTCTTGTTCAGATATGTGGCAGACCCTAGTCCTCCTCAACTCAACCATAGTGGCGCCGCATTTCAGCACCTCCCCGATATCATATATTAGTTTGCGAACATAGGTTCCCGCTTGGCAAGACACCTTCAGTAGAACCAGTTTGCCAACCTGCTCAAGCAGATCTATGCCGTATATCTTTCTGACACGCGTAACCCTCTTAACCGAGGATCTCTGAGGAGGCCTCTGATATATTTCGCCGGTAAACTCTTGAAGAACCTTCTTAAGCCTATCCTCGCTCACCGGGTCGTGCAGCCTCGCCACAGCAACATACTCTTTGGGTCCAAGTAGTAGGGTTGAGAGGACCTTGGTGCCCTCACCCAGACCCACTGGTAGCAGCCCTGTTACAGGGGGGTCTAGTGTCCCGCTGTGCCCCGCCTTCTCTACGCCTAGAATCTTCCTAACATATGAGACGACTTCGTGGCTCGTAGGCCCCTCGGGCTTATCCAATGGGATCAAGCCGTATTGGAGGAGGACTTCGATGGGTCTTTTGTCGTAGAAGTAGCCGCAAGCTGGGTCGGTCTCCTCTTCACCCAGCTCAATCAGAGGCGCGTTCTGCTTCTCCAAAGCCGCTCACACAAAATGCTTAACGAATGCCTCGACCACTTCAATAACAGCCTCTCTACTGAGGTGGTCTGTGTTTAAGACGAGGTCGAAGACAGAGAGATCCTTACCAAACTCTATACCATAGATCCTCTGGTAGAGTTTCTTGTTCTCTTCGTCTCTCTTCTTCACGATGCTTAAAGCCTCGTCATACCCTATCTTGTCACGCTCAACCATACGCTTAGCCCTGCTTTCAACACTAGCACCAAGCCAGATCTTTACGCCTAGGTCTGTTAGCCAAGGTAGGGTGTAGCTCGTTACAACAACGTCGCCTTGCTTCAGCACCTCTATGAGCCTATTATCGACCTCCCTATCGTACTCTGGGTTCGCAGCCCTCTCAGCTAAGAAGCGTAGACCCTCAGTGGTATCCCACCACTCAGCCCCCTTTGCTATGTAGCCTCTGCTAGCAGCCACCTCTTTTAGCGCGTCTCCGCCTCCATACACCCTTAACCCGAAGCGTCTACCTATCGCCTCAGCTACAGTAGTCTTACCTACAGCTGGTGGTCCAGAGATTATGAAGCTTCTTTTGGGCATAGGCTGCACCTAGTCTGTCAAGCTCACGCCAAGAAGTTTCGTTATCATGCCGCTGAAGGCGAAGGATGAGATCATATACCACCAGAATAGGTTGAGCTCAGGCCCTATCGGTCCAAAGTTAGCGCCGAGCGGTATTGGGATGGGGATGGGTGAGATCGCTACGGTGCCTGGGCCTATTATGCTGTTGACGAGCCACCATAGGAGCATAAGTGGGACGAAAAAGAGGAAGGTGACCTTAAGGTTGTCGGCAGCGACCTTCGCTTGAAGCTTATCCGTCTGAGGCTTCTTCTTCATCAGCTTCTCCTCCTTCGCCTTATTCTTACTCATAATCGCCTCCCTCAGCTCCTTCTGGTACTCTCTGAGCTCAGCTTGCATACGCTTCATCTGCTCCACATTCGTCAGCAGCCTCCGCCCCACAGCATACAGAATATTCACACCCAGAGCCATAGCTATAACAATGAGGGTCGAGTTCGGGATCTTCGTCAAAGCCTCACCAAGTATCTGAAGCATACCCCTTCGCTGCAAAAGTAACCGCAGAGCAAAGGCTAATAAGGGTTATGCACAAAACCCATTCATAATTCACGCGGATCGACTCTTCCCAACCCAGGGACCCTATCGAAGACGGGTGTCAGTTGATATTATCACGCGGTCTGGAACTTAGTTTCAACTAATCTTCTTTCTTGACAAAAGCGTATAGAAGATCAGTTTCAACCATCAAACCTTTATCTCACTAAAGCTGCTTCCTTCTCTTTGCACGGCTAACAGCCTCATCCTTAGCCGCCTTCTCCGCCAAATCTTTAAGATCGCGCCTACTCTTCTTACCCGCCAACCAATCCTTAGCTGCGAGATAAGGTGTCTTTGGGAGAGGGATTCCGATAAAGAATGACCCAGCGTTAATAATTACCGTTCTTGTTTCCCTAACCCCTAGCTCCTTTGGAATCGTCATCCTACCTCTATTGTCAACCCTTACCCCAGCCGTTTTTCCCTAAAGCATATTCTTAACCCATAGATATGATCCTTACCCTTCTTTAGCAACTTATCCAGAATACCCAAGCGTGGGTGTCAACGACGTTAAATCGTCACTTCCACCCACGCCTGTATATCGCTGAGTCAGCTTCTTCAACGCTCCTTTCAAGCTCGTCTTCAGAAACAAGCAGTTTAGCTGAACCCCTAAAAGGAGACCGCCTGGGTTTAACGACGGATCCAGACCTAGATACGATCGCATCCCTTAGCTTAATGATCTCCTCACCAGATCTTTCATCTTCTTCGTAATTACGTTATATGCGGAAAAAATAGACACTCCGCTTCCTACCCAGCTTGCTTGGCACAACAACCACCTAAGCCATTAACGTGCACCGAGACATAAAAAAACATTACCAACTTCGCAATCTAACTGGGTCAAACGGAATGCTTAATTAAGCGCAAGAGGCGAGGTTTAACCATCAAGCTTATTTTGTTGATGAATGTGGTGTGAGTGAGATGCATCCTACTCAACCCATATTGGCTACTGAAGCCTTGGTTGCTTCAGCACACCCTTTGGCGTCGCTTGCTGGTGTTAGGATATTAGGAGAGGGTGGTAACGCCTTCGACGCGGCTGTGGCGGTCAACGCTGTGCTTAACGTAACGCAGCCCCATATGTGTGGTGTAGGTGGAGACATCTTCTACCTAATCTACTCTTCTAGAGATGGTTATGTGCGCTTCTTAAACGGTAGTGGTAGAGCGGCAAGGAAGGCGAGCGTAGAATACTATCTTGGAAAGGGGTTGGAGAGGATCCCGAATTATGGTCCGCTTGCGTGTGTAACTGTGCCGGGTTGTGTAAGCGGCTGGGAGAAACTAAACAAGGAATTTGGCTCTATGGATATGCGTGAACTTCTGCGCTTCGCCATACACTATGCTGTGAATGGGTTCCCCATCAGCAGAGGCTTGGCAGCAGCTATGGAGCAGGTCGCGAAAACAGGAGCCTACCCCAGTTGGGCTAAAGTGTATCTGCCGCAGGGTAGGAGACTTAATGAGGGCGAGGTTCTAAAACAGGAGGATCTCGGCAGAACCCTCTCAGTTGTAGCTGAAGGCGGCTCAGACGCCTTCTACTCTATGCTGGCTGAAGAGATCGAAAAGAATGAACCTGAAGTTCCGCTTACCGGGGAGGATTTTAGAGAACACACATCTGAGTGGGGCGAACCGATCTCCACAGAGTATCGAGGGTACACTGTGTATGAGACCCCTCCGAACACGCAAGCCGTAGCAGCACTCATAGCTTTGAATATTCTAAGCGGCTTCAACCTTAAGGAGAAGGCTCAGCTATCCGCTGAAACTATTCATCTTCTAGTGGAAGCTACTAGGCTTGCGTACGAAGACAGAGCTAGGTACGTTGCAGACCCAAGGTTCTTTGACATACCTCTGAAGCATCTCCTTTCAGAAGAGCACGCCGACTCTCTGAGAAGCAGAATATCGGCTGCTTCAGCAATGCCCTACGCAGATGGTTCAGCTGAAGATCAGGGTGATACGACGTACTTTGCTATTGTGGACAGAGACGGAAACTGCGTCTCTTGTGTTCAAAGCCTCTACCACCCCTTCGGGTCACACGTAGTGGTAGAGGGGACTGGTGTTGTGCTGCATAATCGGGGAACCTACTTCACCCTGGAGGAGGGTCATCACAATAGGCTTGAGCCTGGTAAGCGGCCCTTCCACACGCTCTGCGCTTCGATCACATTGAAGGACGGTGAACCTCATATTGTCCTCGGCTCCATGGGTGGAGACGGGCAGCCCCAGACACACATCCAAATACTGTCCTCAATAATCGACTACGGAGCAAATATCCAAGAAGCCATCTACCTACCCAGATGGCTTCTCCCAGGCACGATATATGAGAAGCATAAGGTTCTACTTATGGAGGGGAGGTTTCCGAGCGTAGTGGTCGATGGGCTGAAGGCCTTGGGGCATAGGGTTGAGACGGTGAAGCCCTTCTCCTCACTTATGGGGCACGCGCAGGGTGTAGTGATCGGTAGAGGTAAGAGGGTCCTGTATGGTGGAGCTGATCCTCGAGGCGACGGGCTGCCTATAGGCTACTAGAGGTCGGTGGGTTGAGGAGTATAGCGGCGGTGGTCTTCGACTTCGACGGCACGCTTGTAGATGAAAGTAGGAGCTTTGAGGAAGCCTTGGCTGCGGCTTGTAGAGATGTTGGGTTGAAGCCGCCTAACCGGATGAAGGTGAAGACCCTCGCTAGGCAGCACCCGGACATCTACCTAAAGCACTTGATTCCTTCTGAGGTGGCGAGCAGAGAAGATCTAGCCAAACGGTTTATGGAAGCGTTCACGAAAGCCTACGATTCAGATGGGCATAAACACGCCAAGCTCACCAAACACGCAAAACCTCTCCTAAGAGCGCTGAAAGCGTGTGGCGTTAAAGTGGGGTTGGTGAGCAGAAGGACAACACTATGGTACGCGATACCTGAGATACTAGCCCTCTTCTCCATATCGCACCTGGTGGATAGGGTGGTTACTTGTAGAGAAGCAGAGACGAAGAAGGAGCAGCTCACACTATGCTTAAGAAGACTTGACGTCGAACCGTCGGTCTCCTCGATGGTAGGTGATACGGCTGAAGACATCTTAGCCGGTAAAGCGGTGGGCTGCATAACTATAGCCTACAGCAAGGGCTTCGGCGAACTAAGTGACCTCTTAGCAGCTGAACCAGACTATTTGATAGCTGACCTGATCGATGTGCTGAGGATCGTAGCCTCAAAGAGTAAAGCCTAACTCACCCCGCTGCTCAACTCTCTGATATGGGGACTCTAAGGCTCTATTGGCTAGACCCCTACGCCAGCAGATTCAAAGCGCGGGTGGAATCTATATCTGGTAGAGATGTCGTGCTTGACGGAACATACTTCTACCCTCAAGGAGGCGGGCAGATATATGATACGGGCGTAATCTCAGGCATAAAGGTTATCAACGTAAGGAGAGAAGGCGATCTAATCGTGCACACCCTCGAATCCGAGCCGAACTTTGCGGTTGGGAGCGAAGTCGAATGCTTGCTGGATTGGGATAGGAGATATAGGATAATGAAGCTGCACTCAGCAGCCCACCTCCTCTACTACGCTATCCAAGAAGAATTTGGAGAAGAATGCCGACCAGCGAGCCCAGGCTTGACAGACGACACAAAATCGAGAGAAGACTACCTATTCAAAGAGAAGCTCGATCCTCAGAGGCTTCAAAGGGTCGAAGAAAGAGTCAACGACTTGATAAGAGCAAGGTTAGATATTCACACTTGGAGCGAGGGTGAGACGAGATACTGGAAGATAGACCCCTACCCAGCCATGCGTTGCGGAGGCACACACCCAAAGAACACAGGCGAAATAGGCGGAGTAAAGGTCGGTAGAGGGAAGAAGCCTGGTGCAGGTAAGGAGAGACTGGAAATCACATTGAGCCAACACAGCGTCTGACAAACAGTTTATTAGACTCTACCGCAAAAGCCTCTGCTTAGGTGCCGCCGTAGCTCAGCGTGGTAGAGCAGACCTAGCTGGAAAAGGGGCTCAGCTGGCTGTTAACCAGTTGGTCGTCGGTTCAAGTCCGACCGGCGGCGCCACATTATTGTGAGATTAGGTTTTCTTTCTTTTCTATGCTGTATATTCTAGATATCTACCTTTATCCTTCTTATTTCCTCTACTATCTTCGGTAGAGCCTCTCCTGTCTTTGCTTGAATGAGGTAGTCTGATATGCCTTCTTGTGTTAACGGGGTTGGTTCAGTGTTTACTTCTATTAGGGTTACTGGATGCCACTTCCCTTCTTTCCTTACCAACCTCTCTCTTGCTACTCTTGGTAGCTCTGCGAACGGATAGACTACTGCTGAGGTTCCGCAGATGAGCATCAAGTCGCATTTTGAGACCTCTTCTAATGAGCGCCTCAACACATCAGCCGGTATAGGTTCATGAAAATGCACTACATCAGACTTCAAGGCGCATCCGCAGATTGAGCAAACGGGGGGTAGCTTCCCCTCTACCCTTAATCTAGCTAAGTCGAATTCTTTTAAGTCGAATCTGTTACCGCAGCCCAAGCACCTTAATTTGAAGGCGTTCCCGTGATACTCGATTACGTTTCTGCTTCCAGCCTTCTGGTGGAGGCTATCGATATTTTGGGTGATCACGCATTTTATAACCCCCATCTTCTCCAACTCAGCCAACGCGTAGTGGCCAGGGTTAGGCTGAGCCTTCGCTAAATCCCCTAGGAGTGAGGGGGTGCTTAGCCTTTCCTCCCAATATTCCTTGGGGTTTGCCAGAAACTTGTAGTAGATCTGGTGAGCCCTTTTCTCAGCGTCTGGGTCTTTTGTCCATATTCCTTGTGGTCCTCTGAAGTCTGGTATTCCTGATTCGGTTGAGATCCCTGCTCCAGTTAGTGCGATGGCGTAGTTTGAGTTCAGTAGGTCTTTTGCTGCCCTCTTAATCAGCTCATTCATAGCCGCATTCTGTTAAGGCATCGTCGTAAATTAATAGTTAAGCCTTTCTTTTCGTAACTCTTAGAAGAGGGTGAACTCTTCCATCTGCTGGAAGATATTGAAGTGCATCTCTTCGTAGCACCTCTTACACAAACGAATCCCTCCGCCCACATCGTATTCAGCCACACGCTCCCTACAAAGACTGCATAACGTGTTCTGTTCTTTTGTTCCCAACTTCTTGATACTGCTTCCACGAAGGTTCCTAAAAAGTATATCTTAACGCGAGTTGTTTAGAAGGAGTAAGACTCAGTCGTTGAGCTCAGGACTAAGATATGCTATTGCTAGGTGCTCTAGTCTTTTTAAAACAGCCATATTCATATCTGCGAAAGCCTTAATTCGCAGTTGACAGTTCTGAAGAAAAGTAGTAGCATCATCTTCGCTTCCTAGTTCTTTAATAAGCTTTTCTCTTAGCGCACTGGTTTCACGATTTCCGCTCAGATGATTGTCCCAAATTCTTCTTCTAAGGTTGTTAGTCACCCCAACATAGATCGGTCTTTCCGAGTTTTTACGATAGAAAGCATATAACCCGGAAGACTCAGGGATTTCGCTTCTGCTAATATTACGTACGTCTATTAATGGACTCTGCTTAAACTCGTTAAGCATCTTCACGAGATCAGAAACTGCAGGGTCAAAGGTCTTGCAATCTTCTGTTGTAAAGTTGTAGCGTAAAACTTCTGCCCCAGTTTCTTTAAACGCATTTTTTACTTTCTCAAAGTATGTGCTACTTCCTATGACGTAAATTTTTGAGAAGCTTCTTAGGGGTCTACCAAGTCTCTCTTGATATAATACCTGTCGCCTTAGTGTTTCGTCAGAGATGGGGCCACTTTTTTCATCGTTAAAGGTAACATCGTAGTTTCCTATGGGGTGATCTGGTTCGATGAAGCCATATTTAGCACTAAGTATGAGCCAAGGGTATTTGTCTGCTTCTTCACGCTTTAGCCATTTTTTAAAGTCTTCTCCTGTGTAAGCGTCTTTTGCTGGTACGTATGCGTCTGCTGAGGTATTCTCACCCCAAATCTTCTCCTTCGTGCAAGAGACCACGAAAAGAATATCTCCTTCTTTCTTCTGGGATTTTTGTAATAATCCCGAGATCTTCGCTATTTTTTGCTCAGCCATACTCTTATATTTATGGAGTGGGAGAAGGTTGCAGGCTTCTTTATAGAAATCTAATGCTTTTACAAGGTTACCTTGATTCTCATAGATTTCGGCTAGGTTATAAGCGACCCAGCCATCCTTAGTTTCTACAAATAATTTAAATAAACAGTCGACAGGATTTTGAGTCTGTTTACAAAGTCTAATTTCCTCATTTATCTTCTTCCATTCTAAGCGATTCAAACATCTCTTGAAATCGAGTTCGGAGTATTTAAACGTGTCTTTTGTTTATTGCCGCTCAACTAGCGCTCTATCTTCTAATAAGAGGGCTGTTTTCCCGTTATCTGATTTGTAAGCAAAGATTGTGTATATGGGGTCATCTTTGTAGTAGGATGATGCTTTCTCTGGCCTTTCCGATCTTTACGGTTCTATCTCTTGTAACCACCCTTTCGGCTGCTACTAGGATTCTGTCAACATTGAAACCTATTCTTGCTGCGAGCTCACCAACCAATAGATCGCAGGGGACTATCTGGTCTGGGAAGGCTCCTTCAGCCACCACAATAGCCAGTTTTGCGCCTTTTTTGCATACCCGTTTTATCTCTTGTAGAGAGAGCTCTACGTCCCTCAGGTATGCTTTTGCAGCCACCGGTAGGTTGAGGTCTGGGAAGGGGTCTCGGTCTACTTGTGTGTCTATGCCTATGTAGGAGCGTAGAGCATCCATCTTAACCTCTGGGAAGAAGAGCTCATACTCTATCCGATAGACCTTGGTGTACTCTATCTTGTTAAGGTAGGGTGGAGAGGTCACCACTAAATCGTATGCTTCATCCGGTAGGAAGTCGAGCCTCCTCGCATCACCGAGGTACACTTCGATGTTAGAACCTCTGTAGCTGGTCGATTTGATGTCTTTGATCATCTTCTTAACCATTCTTTTGAAGACCTTTCTGAGAGGTGGATGCGGCTTCTTAACGATCCTTATGTATGAACCGTCCTTTAACGCATAACTCACCTTATTCGCTGAGTTCATTAACGCTAGTGTGAAGAAGTTTCTAACTTTAGGATCATCTATGCTCCGAACCTCCTCCCTGAAGAAAGCAATATCCTCAAGGGCGTACTTTGAGAAGGCAGCCTTAGTGAGCCAGCTAACCTCACCTAACTCACATCTCCTAAACTTCTGCGAGAAGATCCTTTCAGTGGTCTGCTCTAGAGCATCGATATCGTAGTCAGCAGTCTTAACTTGGCTCACGAAGACCGCGAGCGGCGAAGCATCAACCCCACAAGCATCTAAACCAAACTCCTTGGCAACAACCAATGTGGTGCCTGAGCCGCAGAAGGGGTCGAGCACCCTAGCGCCGCTATCCACACCAAATAGCTCAAACATCTTTACAACGAAGTCTCTTGAAAAGCCCTCCTTAAAGTAGAACCAGTTGTGGATAGGGAGCCGCTTATTCGGTACAAAGGTGACCAGCTTCCCGTACTCTGGCGCTCGAACGATCAGATTAGGTTTGAGCACAGCGAGCCTCCACCCACACTCGACACAGCACTCAAAAGATGCTATCCAACGTTTATAAACGTGTATCGTGGCAAAGAGGGTTGTGGAAGGCGTTAAGTTTTCAGCAGTTCTTCTCGTTATCGCTCTCTTCGCTGGGTTTGTTGGATATTACATAGGTTCCTCCTCAACCAAAGAAGTAGGAAGCATACACTACACATCATCAGCCACTGTTGAGGAGACCACCACCTTAACAACTATTACACAGCATCCCAGAGTCGGCTTCGACTTAACAGCCCATGTGTACCGCGTGGTAGATGGCGACACCTTTGACGGCTTCCCTTGCGGTAGAGTGAG
This Nitrososphaerota archaeon DNA region includes the following protein-coding sequences:
- a CDS encoding NAD-dependent deacylase; the protein is MNELIKRAAKDLLNSNYAIALTGAGISTESGIPDFRGPQGIWTKDPDAEKRAHQIYYKFLANPKEYWEERLSTPSLLGDLAKAQPNPGHYALAELEKMGVIKCVITQNIDSLHQKAGSRNVIEYHGNAFKLRCLGCGNRFDLKEFDLARLRVEGKLPPVCSICGCALKSDVVHFHEPIPADVLRRSLEEVSKCDLMLICGTSAVVYPFAELPRVARERLVRKEGKWHPVTLIEVNTEPTPLTQEGISDYLIQAKTGEALPKIVEEIRRIKVDI
- a CDS encoding GIY-YIG nuclease family protein, which encodes MNRLEWKKINEEIRLCKQTQNPVDCLFKLFVETKDGWVAYNLAEIYENQGNLVKALDFYKEACNLLPLHKYKSMAEQKIAKISGLLQKSQKKEGDILFVVSCTKEKIWGENTSADAYVPAKDAYTGEDFKKWLKREEADKYPWLILSAKYGFIEPDHPIGNYDVTFNDEKSGPISDETLRRQVLYQERLGRPLRSFSKIYVIGSSTYFEKVKNAFKETGAEVLRYNFTTEDCKTFDPAVSDLVKMLNEFKQSPLIDVRNISRSEIPESSGLYAFYRKNSERPIYVGVTNNLRRRIWDNHLSGNRETSALREKLIKELGSEDDATTFLQNCQLRIKAFADMNMAVLKRLEHLAIAYLSPELND
- a CDS encoding site-specific DNA-methyltransferase gives rise to the protein MLKPNLIVRAPEYGKLVTFVPNKRLPIHNWFYFKEGFSRDFVVKMFELFGVDSGARVLDPFCGSGTTLVVAKEFGLDACGVDASPLAVFVSQVKTADYDIDALEQTTERIFSQKFRRCELGEVSWLTKAAFSKYALEDIAFFREEVRSIDDPKVRNFFTLALMNSANKVSYALKDGSYIRIVKKPHPPLRKVFKRMVKKMIKDIKSTSYRGSNIEVYLGDARRLDFLPDEAYDLVVTSPPYLNKIEYTKVYRIEYELFFPEVKMDALRSYIGIDTQVDRDPFPDLNLPVAAKAYLRDVELSLQEIKRVCKKGAKLAIVVAEGAFPDQIVPCDLLVGELAARIGFNVDRILVAAERVVTRDRTVKIGKARESIILLQR